A stretch of Paenibacillus peoriae DNA encodes these proteins:
- a CDS encoding alpha-N-arabinofuranosidase, with the protein MKGSIVVNTDWKQGIINKNIYGQFAEHLGRCIYEGIWVGEDSPIPNTNGIRNDVVEALKKLNIPVLRWPGGCFADEYHWKDGIGPKGNRKRMVNTHWGGVVENNHFGTHEFFQLCELLDAEPYICGNVGSGTVQEMSEWVEYMTFDGESPMAAWRQENGREKPWKLKYFGVGNENWGCGGNMRPEYYADLYRRYQTYVRNYGENRIYRIAGGANVDDYRWTEVLMREAGHLMDGLSLHNYTIPGNWEGKRQALGFDEAEWFETMKKSLHMDELITRHSAIMDQYDPDKRVGLIIDEWGTWFLTEPGTNPGFLYQQNTMRDALVAGLHLHIFHNHHDRVQMTNIAQMVNVLQAMVLTEGPAMLLTPTYHIFEMFKVHQDAQALAVHVKVGDYEYDGDSIPQISVSASKAQDGNIHISFCNVHPGESANLNLELRGLEEVKKISGVVLANDDMQAHNTFDQPERVKKEAFTSYQLQGQHLDVTLPPMSVVMLTIAP; encoded by the coding sequence GTGAAGGGTTCTATTGTTGTTAATACCGATTGGAAACAAGGCATTATTAATAAAAACATTTATGGACAATTTGCTGAGCATCTTGGACGTTGCATTTATGAAGGCATATGGGTTGGAGAGGACTCACCGATTCCGAACACAAACGGAATTCGTAATGATGTGGTGGAAGCGCTGAAAAAGCTGAATATTCCTGTGCTGCGCTGGCCGGGAGGCTGTTTTGCCGATGAATATCATTGGAAAGATGGTATCGGACCCAAAGGAAATCGTAAGAGAATGGTAAATACGCATTGGGGCGGTGTGGTTGAAAATAATCATTTTGGCACACATGAGTTTTTTCAATTGTGCGAGCTGTTAGATGCAGAGCCTTATATTTGTGGAAATGTCGGCAGTGGTACAGTTCAGGAAATGTCGGAATGGGTAGAGTACATGACCTTCGATGGAGAGTCCCCAATGGCTGCATGGCGTCAGGAAAACGGTCGTGAGAAACCATGGAAGCTCAAATATTTTGGAGTGGGTAACGAAAACTGGGGTTGTGGCGGTAACATGCGCCCAGAATATTATGCCGATCTGTATCGCCGCTATCAGACATATGTCCGTAACTATGGCGAGAACCGCATTTATCGGATTGCAGGTGGGGCGAATGTGGACGATTATCGTTGGACCGAAGTGTTGATGCGTGAAGCTGGGCATCTTATGGACGGTTTGAGCCTGCATAACTATACGATCCCGGGAAACTGGGAAGGGAAACGGCAAGCACTCGGCTTTGATGAAGCGGAATGGTTCGAGACGATGAAAAAATCACTGCACATGGATGAATTGATTACTCGTCATTCTGCTATTATGGACCAATATGATCCTGACAAAAGGGTCGGACTGATCATCGATGAATGGGGAACTTGGTTCCTGACTGAGCCAGGGACCAATCCGGGCTTCCTGTATCAACAAAATACGATGCGCGATGCGCTGGTAGCTGGGCTGCATCTACACATTTTCCATAATCACCATGACCGAGTACAGATGACGAATATTGCTCAAATGGTCAATGTTTTACAAGCAATGGTTCTGACCGAAGGTCCTGCTATGCTGTTGACGCCGACATACCATATATTTGAAATGTTTAAGGTGCATCAGGATGCGCAAGCACTGGCTGTTCATGTAAAGGTAGGCGATTATGAATATGACGGGGATTCCATCCCGCAAATAAGCGTGTCCGCCTCCAAGGCGCAGGATGGTAATATTCATATCAGCTTTTGCAACGTCCATCCGGGCGAGTCGGCAAACTTGAATTTGGAGCTAAGAGGACTGGAAGAGGTTAAAAAGATCAGTGGTGTTGTCCTTGCCAACGACGATATGCAGGCACATAATACGTTTGATCAGCCAGAGCGTGTGAAAAAGGAAGCTTTCACATCCTATCAGCTTCAAGGTCAGCATTTGGATGTTACACTGCCACCAATGTCAGTAGTGATGCTGACAATTGCTCCGTAA
- a CDS encoding Gfo/Idh/MocA family protein yields MDKQTKTRVAIAGLGGIARKVYLPLLAAHQGVDIVGVMNRSQEPVSSVMEQYRLPRGTTDVKEMLAWEPEAVFIHAATEAHFDLVMACIEKGIAVYVDKPLSYDVRQNLEMTAFAEAQAVLLAVGFNRRFAPHYVAAKAWLEEAGGFSQCAAIKHRTGYDRRPAAQTVYDDLIHMLDLLLWLGGDDYELLHSSLNTTSEGYMDAAFGTVRLGNATGSYSMSRQAGADIEKLELHGAGRSVEVTNMEQAVFMQKNHSPLTQAFGSWDTILERRGFTGVVNHFLEHIHRPEECAVRAGKVLESHMLADELINRLSD; encoded by the coding sequence ATGGACAAGCAAACGAAGACAAGGGTAGCCATTGCGGGACTGGGTGGTATTGCTCGTAAAGTATATTTGCCGTTACTGGCTGCACACCAAGGTGTAGACATTGTAGGTGTCATGAACCGTTCACAGGAGCCGGTAAGTTCCGTCATGGAGCAATATAGGTTGCCTAGAGGAACGACAGATGTGAAGGAGATGCTGGCATGGGAACCGGAAGCTGTATTTATACATGCCGCGACCGAAGCTCATTTTGATCTGGTTATGGCGTGTATTGAAAAAGGGATTGCCGTGTATGTGGATAAACCGTTGTCCTATGATGTTCGTCAGAATCTGGAAATGACCGCTTTTGCGGAAGCACAGGCCGTGCTGCTGGCGGTGGGATTTAATCGGCGTTTTGCCCCGCATTATGTTGCTGCTAAGGCTTGGTTAGAGGAAGCGGGTGGATTCAGTCAATGTGCGGCTATTAAACATCGTACTGGATATGATCGAAGACCGGCGGCACAGACGGTTTATGATGATTTAATTCATATGCTTGACTTGCTTTTGTGGCTGGGTGGCGATGATTATGAACTGCTGCATAGTAGTCTGAATACGACGAGTGAAGGATATATGGATGCTGCGTTCGGGACTGTACGTTTGGGAAATGCCACCGGAAGCTACAGTATGAGTAGACAGGCAGGAGCTGACATAGAAAAACTGGAGCTTCACGGGGCAGGACGGTCTGTTGAAGTAACAAATATGGAACAGGCTGTTTTTATGCAAAAAAATCATTCACCATTAACGCAAGCTTTTGGAAGCTGGGATACGATTTTGGAAAGACGAGGATTCACAGGAGTCGTGAATCATTTTCTGGAGCATATTCATCGTCCGGAGGAGTGTGCTGTACGAGCTGGAAAAGTATTGGAAAGCCATATGCTGGCTGACGAACTGATCAACCGTTTGAGTGATTAA
- the msrA gene encoding peptide-methionine (S)-S-oxide reductase MsrA, translating to MSTNNPHTVEKATFAGGCFWCMVSPFEELPGILKVRSGYTGGHTENPTYEEVCSETTGHVEAVQITFDPQVFPYEKLLELFWQQIDPTDEGGQFHDRGSSYQTVIFYHNEEQRIKAEASKEALAQSGRFDKPIATPILPATTFYEAEEYHQDYHKKNPAHYKRYRKGSGREDFIEQNWSGKIDKSDLKDRLTPIQYEVTQKNATERPFQNEFWDHEGEGIYVDIVSGEPLFSSLDKYDAGCGWPSFTRPLRSYNVKEKTDLSHFMIRTEVRSREADSHLGHVFDDGPGPDGLRYCINSAALRFVPQADLEREGYGAYKSLFEQ from the coding sequence ATGAGCACCAACAATCCACACACGGTAGAAAAAGCAACTTTTGCAGGTGGCTGCTTCTGGTGCATGGTTTCCCCTTTTGAGGAATTACCCGGTATTTTGAAGGTTAGATCTGGATACACAGGGGGACATACCGAAAATCCTACCTATGAAGAGGTATGCTCTGAAACAACGGGGCATGTGGAAGCCGTACAGATTACATTTGATCCACAAGTTTTCCCGTATGAAAAACTGTTGGAGCTATTCTGGCAGCAGATTGATCCGACGGATGAAGGTGGACAGTTTCACGATAGAGGTTCATCTTACCAAACGGTTATTTTCTATCATAATGAAGAGCAGCGAATCAAGGCAGAAGCTTCTAAAGAAGCTTTGGCTCAAAGTGGCCGCTTCGACAAGCCCATTGCTACACCGATCCTGCCTGCGACCACTTTTTATGAAGCAGAAGAATATCATCAGGACTACCATAAGAAAAACCCCGCTCATTACAAACGCTACCGCAAAGGTTCGGGACGTGAGGATTTTATCGAACAAAATTGGTCTGGCAAGATTGATAAATCCGATCTTAAAGATCGGCTGACGCCTATTCAATACGAAGTAACTCAAAAGAACGCGACCGAGCGCCCTTTTCAAAATGAGTTTTGGGATCATGAGGGTGAAGGCATTTACGTAGATATCGTATCAGGAGAGCCCTTGTTCAGTTCATTGGACAAATATGATGCAGGTTGCGGTTGGCCCAGCTTTACCCGTCCGCTGCGCAGCTATAATGTCAAAGAAAAAACCGATCTCAGCCATTTTATGATCCGTACCGAGGTGCGAAGTCGCGAAGCTGACTCCCATTTAGGGCATGTATTCGATGATGGTCCTGGTCCAGATGGTCTGCGTTATTGCATCAATTCCGCCGCGCTCCGCTTCGTGCCTCAAGCAGACTTGGAACGTGAAGGATACGGAGCATATAAGTCATTATTTGAACAGTAA
- a CDS encoding Ger(x)C family spore germination C-terminal domain-containing protein has translation MLALLMFITGCWDQNNLKDARLANASAYDLTPEGVLSQTLETVDDPQSNQENGCDAFGVDRQLIAHHPVVWKSVDWNEEYPNVRFHPQVTVDIVGNGILN, from the coding sequence ATGCTGGCTCTACTCATGTTTATAACAGGCTGCTGGGATCAGAACAATTTGAAGGATGCCCGATTGGCAAATGCATCGGCTTATGATCTCACTCCTGAAGGCGTGTTGTCGCAAACGCTAGAGACTGTAGATGATCCTCAAAGCAATCAGGAAAATGGATGTGATGCCTTTGGCGTAGACAGACAGTTGATCGCTCATCATCCAGTAGTATGGAAAAGTGTAGATTGGAATGAAGAATACCCCAATGTTCGTTTTCATCCGCAGGTCACTGTAGACATTGTTGGGAACGGCATTTTAAACTAA
- a CDS encoding YitT family protein, whose translation MRKTYESIVNNGALRQIAVMLLGTCILAFTYYHINAQNHLSEGGFAGLALLGHYAFGISPAWSMLLLDIPVILLAWVLKGKRFMLLALIGAVAFSLFYAGFEKYSTLVIDLHGNLLIAALLCGVLTGLGAGIVLRFGGATGGDDILSLLISEWRGWKIGNVFIVSDIIVLGLSLLYLPMKETMFTILAVWLAGKIITWTTTFQLHRPVKKVLPAAIPAKKVVAKTVPVVHSLRQ comes from the coding sequence ATGAGGAAAACTTACGAATCTATCGTGAACAATGGAGCATTGAGACAGATTGCTGTCATGTTGCTCGGAACATGCATTTTAGCTTTTACGTACTATCACATTAATGCCCAAAATCATTTGTCAGAAGGCGGATTTGCAGGCTTGGCCCTGCTGGGACATTACGCGTTTGGCATATCTCCAGCATGGAGTATGTTGCTGCTTGATATTCCCGTCATATTGCTGGCATGGGTACTGAAGGGCAAAAGATTTATGCTGCTTGCGTTAATCGGAGCCGTCGCTTTTTCACTGTTTTATGCAGGATTTGAGAAGTATTCGACTCTGGTTATAGATCTACATGGAAATCTGCTGATAGCTGCTCTACTTTGTGGGGTGCTTACAGGTTTGGGAGCCGGAATCGTACTGCGATTCGGTGGAGCAACCGGGGGCGATGATATCTTATCTCTGCTGATCAGTGAGTGGCGCGGGTGGAAAATCGGCAACGTGTTTATTGTCAGTGACATCATCGTACTGGGATTATCACTATTGTATCTGCCTATGAAGGAAACAATGTTTACAATACTGGCTGTGTGGCTTGCCGGAAAAATAATTACATGGACGACCACGTTCCAACTGCACCGACCTGTGAAAAAGGTACTGCCAGCGGCTATTCCCGCTAAAAAGGTAGTTGCCAAAACAGTGCCGGTCGTCCACAGCCTTCGTCAATAA
- a CDS encoding spore germination protein, translating to MGSKTRTKIVIVYVQDLANPELVKAVKTRIKAISSDMALPAGFIQEFKEDNSYSLPSIAQTERPDGVTANLMEGRIAILADGSPTTLIAPISFSAFYQSPDDYHARWIISSFLRTIRMTSFLIAFTLLAIYIATITFHPAILPLELAHIIK from the coding sequence GTGGGATCTAAAACCCGAACTAAAATCGTTATTGTCTATGTTCAAGACTTGGCTAATCCTGAGCTGGTGAAAGCAGTGAAAACGAGAATTAAAGCAATCTCCTCCGATATGGCGCTCCCTGCCGGTTTTATTCAAGAATTTAAGGAGGACAATTCTTATTCTCTTCCCTCAATAGCTCAGACGGAACGACCGGATGGTGTGACCGCCAATCTAATGGAGGGACGGATTGCGATTTTGGCTGATGGTAGCCCAACTACTCTAATAGCTCCCATCTCTTTTTCTGCATTTTACCAAAGCCCAGACGATTATCACGCTCGTTGGATTATTAGTTCATTTCTAAGAACGATTCGAATGACGAGCTTTTTAATCGCTTTTACGCTGCTTGCCATTTACATTGCGACGATTACTTTTCATCCAGCTATTTTGCCATTAGAGCTGGCGCATATCATCAAATAA
- a CDS encoding AraC family transcriptional regulator, whose amino-acid sequence MSIVEPCQVLTAGYSFHRKPFYSNQPEGIKNYLFRLQTDGRCQARINGEMTRIEAGDLLLFNPTEPYELDIHSELNPMGELVVESGDYHIFFGGSWVDEWWNHHKRPNRIKVQLTEALLGLFRQLVMEQRRISNPYPEISSYYIRILCLEFDRMLSDHPIATHHNYLAYQIKNYIEENASSNFKLDDVSSHVGISVSRAVHLFKETFDTSIMQYTLDIRLNMARERIIFSPMSLEQAAESSGFANYTYFHRVFRSRFGMSPKEFRVIHREQL is encoded by the coding sequence ATGTCTATCGTCGAGCCTTGTCAGGTTCTTACCGCAGGCTATTCCTTCCATCGAAAGCCCTTTTATTCGAACCAGCCTGAGGGGATCAAAAATTATTTATTCCGTTTGCAAACAGATGGACGTTGCCAAGCCCGCATTAACGGGGAAATGACACGGATTGAGGCAGGTGACCTACTGTTATTCAATCCTACCGAGCCTTATGAACTGGATATTCATAGTGAGTTGAATCCCATGGGAGAGCTGGTCGTGGAAAGCGGAGATTATCACATTTTTTTCGGTGGTTCCTGGGTAGATGAGTGGTGGAACCATCATAAACGACCCAACAGAATTAAGGTTCAGCTCACAGAAGCCCTGCTTGGCCTATTTCGTCAGCTTGTGATGGAGCAACGACGTATTTCTAATCCTTACCCGGAAATATCAAGTTATTACATACGCATTTTATGTTTGGAGTTTGACCGTATGCTATCCGATCATCCTATCGCTACTCATCATAACTATCTTGCGTATCAGATTAAAAATTATATTGAAGAAAATGCATCCTCTAACTTCAAGCTAGATGACGTGTCTTCACACGTCGGTATCAGCGTATCCCGAGCAGTGCATCTGTTTAAGGAAACATTTGATACGAGCATTATGCAGTACACGCTGGACATCAGGCTTAACATGGCGAGAGAACGAATCATTTTCAGTCCCATGTCACTGGAACAAGCCGCCGAATCGTCAGGATTTGCAAATTACACGTATTTTCACCGTGTATTTCGTTCCCGCTTCGGTATGTCGCCTAAGGAATTCAGGGTGATTCACCGCGAGCAATTGTAG
- a CDS encoding sugar phosphate isomerase/epimerase family protein, with protein MAKVGLQLYTVREELEQDFEGTLRKVAELGYKGVEFHTFFGRNAKDVRALLDELNLEVVGTHVQYSRLLDHLDEEISYHKELGNKYLIVPYLTEEQREWDELFANLNRIGEKVKEQGLILAYHNHDFELTEKINDRPVFDALYDAVSDDLLQVEMDTCWVYYGGYDPVEYIGRYNGRLPIIHLKDMARDEQQKAVTVELGKGEVQLQAITDAAIQAGVDWVVVEQDFCSNPPIESIETSIKWLQQYAAQGGNIHV; from the coding sequence ATGGCTAAAGTAGGATTGCAATTGTACACCGTAAGGGAAGAGCTTGAACAGGATTTTGAAGGTACATTGCGCAAGGTAGCTGAGCTTGGCTATAAAGGAGTAGAATTTCATACCTTTTTCGGACGCAATGCCAAGGATGTCAGAGCGCTCTTGGATGAACTGAATCTGGAAGTTGTCGGAACTCATGTACAATATTCTCGCTTGCTGGATCATTTGGATGAGGAGATTTCATACCACAAAGAATTGGGCAATAAGTACCTAATCGTTCCTTATTTAACCGAAGAACAGCGGGAGTGGGATGAACTTTTTGCTAATTTAAATCGTATTGGTGAAAAAGTGAAGGAACAGGGTTTGATACTGGCTTATCATAATCATGATTTTGAATTAACAGAAAAGATCAATGATCGCCCAGTATTCGATGCTTTATATGATGCAGTTTCCGATGATTTGTTACAGGTCGAAATGGATACTTGTTGGGTATACTACGGGGGCTATGATCCAGTGGAATACATCGGACGTTATAATGGACGCCTGCCTATCATTCACTTAAAGGATATGGCACGTGACGAGCAGCAAAAAGCAGTGACTGTAGAGCTTGGCAAAGGCGAAGTGCAGCTTCAGGCCATTACAGACGCCGCTATTCAGGCAGGTGTGGATTGGGTCGTCGTGGAACAGGATTTCTGCTCAAACCCTCCAATCGAAAGCATTGAAACCAGCATTAAATGGCTCCAACAATACGCAGCTCAGGGAGGAAATATTCATGTCTAA
- a CDS encoding TVP38/TMEM64 family protein — MKKWLLAAAYVSLLCIAFIYRYDWLAWADKQTSFPVLLLLAFLFALIPFVPYKLIIASIAYAAGPWQGALICWLGTTMAALVVFIAVRTLFRDKGRAYLKRVPALERFNRVMEREPFAAVLLARLIPVIPQAAVNVYAGVAGFPFWSFILGTAIGKLPAIAVYAYAGGTFAEHPITGLLILVLYTALVGGGFILYRKRLQRINRI; from the coding sequence ATGAAAAAATGGCTACTTGCCGCTGCTTATGTTTCGCTGCTTTGCATCGCGTTTATCTACAGATATGATTGGCTCGCCTGGGCGGACAAGCAAACCTCCTTTCCAGTTCTGCTACTGCTCGCATTTTTATTCGCGTTAATACCGTTTGTGCCTTACAAGCTGATTATCGCTTCTATTGCTTATGCCGCAGGTCCTTGGCAAGGTGCTCTGATTTGCTGGCTAGGCACTACCATGGCTGCACTGGTCGTTTTCATTGCAGTACGTACCCTGTTTCGTGACAAAGGACGAGCCTATTTGAAGCGGGTTCCTGCATTGGAGCGCTTCAATCGGGTCATGGAAAGGGAGCCTTTTGCTGCTGTTCTGCTGGCTCGCCTGATTCCGGTCATCCCCCAGGCAGCGGTAAATGTATACGCTGGAGTAGCGGGGTTTCCGTTCTGGAGCTTTATCCTAGGTACAGCTATTGGCAAGCTTCCCGCAATTGCGGTGTATGCTTATGCTGGCGGCACCTTTGCAGAACACCCAATCACTGGTTTGCTCATTTTGGTGCTATATACTGCATTGGTGGGCGGCGGCTTTATACTCTACCGAAAAAGGCTTCAACGCATCAATAGAATTTAA
- a CDS encoding lipid II flippase Amj family protein translates to MLAWGFVFLLTIIIHTTDSLSYALRLGGLRARRIGLALTVAGMLLLVSRTSNMAQGPLLGGMVDQAKAAAQVGGTDIRLELYMHGVLLAATVGTILAILLYPTVVRMSARWIVHLEHTGSIPALVRHLMLRSRWKHAGYYIKRPTWSMLTSLISGAIPKRLIILNITVTAIYTTGVVSALYASFLWPAQGTAMSMSSGLINGVATVLLTLLIDPRLAVLSEKTLRGELPLTRMNSMYGWMIMSRLAGTLLAQLLLVPLAIWLGWVMS, encoded by the coding sequence TTGCTTGCCTGGGGTTTTGTTTTTTTGCTGACTATCATCATTCATACTACAGATAGCTTGTCCTATGCTCTGCGGCTTGGTGGTTTGCGAGCGCGTCGGATTGGATTAGCGTTAACCGTTGCGGGAATGCTGCTGTTGGTTTCACGCACCTCTAACATGGCGCAGGGGCCTTTACTCGGAGGGATGGTCGATCAGGCTAAAGCTGCAGCACAAGTGGGCGGAACGGATATTAGACTGGAACTATATATGCATGGGGTACTGCTGGCAGCAACCGTTGGAACCATACTTGCTATATTACTGTATCCAACAGTGGTACGCATGTCAGCCAGATGGATTGTGCATTTGGAGCATACCGGATCTATTCCGGCTTTGGTGCGTCATTTAATGCTGCGAAGTCGCTGGAAACATGCAGGCTACTACATAAAACGTCCCACCTGGTCTATGCTTACTTCATTGATTAGCGGAGCGATACCCAAACGTCTAATTATTCTGAATATAACCGTTACTGCGATCTATACAACAGGAGTAGTATCTGCTTTATATGCTTCATTCCTGTGGCCTGCTCAAGGTACAGCAATGTCAATGTCGTCAGGTCTAATCAATGGCGTTGCAACGGTATTATTGACCTTGTTAATTGATCCAAGATTGGCGGTACTGTCGGAGAAAACGCTACGAGGGGAGCTACCCTTAACTCGGATGAACAGTATGTACGGCTGGATGATCATGTCGCGTTTGGCAGGTACTTTATTAGCTCAGCTATTGCTAGTACCGCTAGCAATTTGGCTTGGATGGGTAATGAGTTAA
- a CDS encoding TerC family protein, whose amino-acid sequence MDLLSIEFLTALVSIIIIDLVLAGDNAIVIGLAARNVDKANQKKVIIWGTVGAVIIRVIATVLVTYLLQIYGLRLIGGLALIYIAYKLLVEEKKHEISATNQMWAAIRTIIIADTMMGLDNVLAVAGAAHGNMLLVILGLAISVPIMVWGSTIILKLTERYPVVITIGAAVLAYTAAKMVVAEPLIAHWFMNGVVKYGFEVLVVVLVVAIGMRVKKIKSEKTRKQVQHA is encoded by the coding sequence ATGGATTTGTTGTCAATTGAGTTTTTAACCGCATTAGTATCCATCATTATCATTGATCTGGTGCTAGCTGGTGACAATGCAATCGTAATCGGTTTGGCGGCTCGCAATGTTGATAAGGCCAATCAAAAGAAGGTCATTATTTGGGGGACGGTCGGAGCGGTCATCATTCGTGTGATTGCTACGGTGCTGGTCACGTATTTATTGCAAATTTATGGATTGCGTTTGATTGGGGGACTCGCACTTATCTATATCGCCTATAAGCTACTGGTCGAAGAGAAGAAGCATGAAATTTCAGCCACGAATCAAATGTGGGCAGCGATCCGCACCATTATTATCGCGGATACGATGATGGGGCTCGACAATGTACTTGCTGTAGCGGGCGCAGCTCATGGAAATATGCTACTCGTTATATTGGGTCTTGCAATCTCTGTTCCAATCATGGTGTGGGGAAGTACGATTATCTTGAAGCTGACAGAACGTTACCCAGTAGTTATTACGATTGGGGCTGCTGTACTTGCTTATACTGCTGCCAAAATGGTGGTGGCGGAACCGTTGATTGCACACTGGTTTATGAACGGGGTCGTTAAATACGGCTTTGAGGTTCTGGTTGTGGTTCTGGTTGTAGCCATTGGGATGCGTGTTAAAAAAATCAAAAGTGAAAAAACAAGAAAGCAAGTGCAGCACGCCTAA
- a CDS encoding DMT family transporter, protein MSRSLYAALLLLSLIWGGSFMFIKVLLLHQVGPWTIVFLRSSFGLIFIVLLMILMRRPFKIKSIPWKSVTLVASVNMVLPWTLIGFSETRIASSMASVLNATTPIWTMLVGLVFFGAIFHRMQWLGMGLAFVGIIILLGINPASIISVDPVGFGCMLLATLCYGFGTQLSKRFLSNLSMYQATFATLLGAAVGGGIMMAMVERPDLSIVSDSGVLGSLIGLGVLGSGVAYILFNYMILRGSAEFASSVTYFVPVSAIVWGFLLLNEHIGWNVLTGLVLILGGVFMANQRRTAKLSG, encoded by the coding sequence TTGTCACGTTCGTTATATGCAGCTTTATTACTGTTGAGCCTCATTTGGGGCGGTTCGTTTATGTTTATCAAGGTGTTGTTGCTACATCAGGTAGGGCCGTGGACTATTGTATTTCTCAGGTCCAGCTTTGGGCTTATTTTTATTGTCTTGTTAATGATACTTATGCGCAGGCCGTTTAAAATCAAAAGCATTCCGTGGAAATCGGTTACTCTGGTAGCTTCGGTCAACATGGTCTTGCCATGGACATTGATCGGTTTTAGCGAGACCAGAATAGCTAGCAGCATGGCTTCTGTATTGAATGCTACCACGCCCATATGGACCATGTTGGTGGGGCTTGTTTTTTTCGGAGCTATTTTTCATCGAATGCAGTGGTTAGGAATGGGTCTCGCTTTTGTAGGAATTATTATTTTATTGGGTATTAATCCTGCATCTATTATTTCTGTTGATCCTGTGGGTTTTGGGTGTATGCTGCTTGCGACTCTTTGCTACGGATTTGGAACACAGCTCTCCAAACGTTTTCTTTCCAATCTTTCCATGTATCAGGCTACCTTTGCGACACTGCTTGGTGCGGCGGTAGGGGGTGGCATTATGATGGCAATGGTGGAGAGACCTGATTTGTCGATTGTTTCTGATTCAGGTGTATTGGGTTCTCTTATAGGACTGGGAGTTTTGGGATCAGGAGTAGCATATATTTTGTTCAACTACATGATTTTGCGGGGGAGTGCGGAATTTGCTTCTTCGGTGACGTATTTTGTACCAGTAAGTGCCATTGTATGGGGCTTTTTGCTCTTGAATGAACATATCGGCTGGAACGTTCTAACCGGGCTGGTCCTTATACTTGGAGGAGTGTTTATGGCCAATCAGCGTAGAACCGCCAAATTAAGTGGATAA